Proteins from a single region of Puntigrus tetrazona isolate hp1 chromosome 2, ASM1883169v1, whole genome shotgun sequence:
- the cnn2 gene encoding LOW QUALITY PROTEIN: calponin-2 (The sequence of the model RefSeq protein was modified relative to this genomic sequence to represent the inferred CDS: inserted 1 base in 1 codon; deleted 1 base in 1 codon), with protein sequence MSSQFNRGPAYGFSAEVKSKIAQKYDPXKEEELRIWIEGITGRSIGDDFQKGLKNGVILCELVNKLQPGSVKKINQSSQNWHQLENLTNFIKAITTYGLKPHDIFEANDLFENGNMTQVQTTLLALAGMAKTKGIHSNVDIGVKYAERQERAFDEEKMKAGQCVIGLQMGTNKCASQAGMNAYGTRRHLYDPKSHILPPMDHSTISLQMGTNKGASQSGMTAPGTRRAIYDQKLGTDKCDNSTMSLQMGYAQGANQSGQNFGLGRQIYDAKYCPKGAPGASGEADTGYTDYQDEGYQGYQDDGQDY encoded by the exons ATGTCTTCGCAGTTCAACAGAGGTCCAGCCTACGGCTTTTCAGCGGAAGTCAAAAGCAAG ATTGCACAGAAATATGACC AGAAGGAGGAAGAGTTACGGATTTGGATTGAGGGCATCACCGGGCGCTCAATTGGAGATGACTTTCAGAAAGGGTTAAAAAACGGCGTCATTCTCTGCGA GCTGGTAAACAAACTTCAGCCTGGGTCTGTGAAAAAGATCAACCAATCATCGCAAAACTGGCATCAG TTGGAGAACCTGACCAACTTCATTAAAGCGATCACCACCTACGGACTCAAGCCTCATGATATTTTTGAAGCCAATGATCTCTTTGAGAATGGAAACATGACACAGGTTCAGACTACCCTCCTGGCTCTTGCTGGCATG GCTAAAACCAAGGGCATCCACTCAAATGTAGACATTGGAGTGAAGTATGCAGAAAGACAGGAGAGGGCGTTTGACGAGGAGAAAATGAAAGCCGGACAATGTGTCATTGGATTACAG ATGGGAACGAATAAATGTGCAAGTCAAGCTGGAATGAATGCCTATGGCACCAGAAGACACCTGTATGATCCCAAGTCACACATTTTGCCACCAATGGACCATTCAACCATCAGTCTGCAGATGGGCACTAACAAGGGGGCTAGCCAA TCTGGTATGACCGCTCCAGGAACCCGTCGTGCCATCTATGACCAGAAGTTAGGCACTGACAAGTGTGACAACTCTACAATGTCTCTGCAAATGGGCTACGCTCAAGGCGCCAACCAGAGCGGGCAGAATTTCGGGCTTGGCCGTCAGATCTATGACGCCAAATACTGC CCCAAAGGTGCACCCGGCGCAAGCGGAGAAGCTGACACCGGCTACACGGATTACCAGGACGAGGGCTACCAGGGTTATCAGGATGACGGGCAAGATTACTGA
- the crsp7 gene encoding LOW QUALITY PROTEIN: mediator of RNA polymerase II transcription subunit 26 (The sequence of the model RefSeq protein was modified relative to this genomic sequence to represent the inferred CDS: inserted 3 bases in 3 codons; deleted 1 base in 1 codon) encodes MTTASATPQQMRDRLLQAIDSQSNICNMVAVLDVITNLEKYPITKEALEETRLGKLINDVRKKTKDEDLAKRAKKLLRNWQKLIEPGQSDPPARGAPNVPGSANGGAHPCRTDTPPAVPPPSKVAPELKTRNDIHNTYSPKSEKSSGRKRRGEQRDSPHLPXKMTKTLYEPMYSSXPPSNGIRGSPEPLLDKDDDVPSDRIRMEHLENDRHNKIPVNAVKPHPSSPGLTKLPSTSSLLKTSVLQQHARMDGGGQHQPKSPRYSSSPRSVTHETMAKRSSTYAPKGTLSSPAQNSAQVPSPLPTLQPLTSPAQECISDGPSSVGLEGSMHLHRSTDRLSQPPNSTATLEPLSDSPLATHSLEGAETKGEREGATSNSEGKKRKKYRPRDYTVNLQGQSSEDMTKPVRLKDRRLTHDPVTGQIKPSLRKESHHDIECQGPLIAEPXARTEMPPQRDPTPVPNPFQQTNWEDLPRNEIIQSYLNLQSNVLTSSGAQSHGAHIFMTKYFKREEHDVKESRKTHALVASSSPTELPGVTREVTNEDLLRIHNEHWPGVNGCFDTKGAWFDWTECISLDPHGDETKLNILPYVCLD; translated from the exons ATGACAACGGCCTCCGCAACCCCGCAGCAGATGAGAGACCGGCTGCTGCAGGCCATCGATAGCCAGAGCAAT ATCTGTAACATGGTTGCAGTTCTTGATGTTATCACCAATTTGGAGAAATACCCTATCACCAAAGAAGCACTTGAG GAAACCCGCTTGGGAAAGCTGATTAATGatgtgagaaagaaaacaaaggatGAGGACCTTGCCAAACGTGCCAAGAAACTCCTGCGGAACTGGCAGAAGCTGATCGAGCCCGGCCAAAGTGACCCCCCGGCGAGAGGAGCGCCAAATGTCCCGGGTTCTGCCAATGGCGGTGCTCACCCCTGCCGGACAGACACTCCTCCAGCGGTGCCCCCTCCAAGCAAGGTCGCTCCCGAGCTCAAAACTAGAAATGACATCCATAACACATACTCGCCAAAGTCTGAAAAATCCAGCGGCCGAAAACGGCGGGGGGAGCAAAGGGATAGTCCACATCTGC CCAAAATGACAAAGACCCTTTACGAGCCAATGTATTCCT TCCCACCATCCAATGGAATTAGGGGGAGCCCTGAGCCACTCCTGGATAAAGATGATGACGTACCATCTGACAGAATCCGCATGGAACATCTTGAGAATGACAGGCACAACAAAATTCCTGTCAACGCTGTGAAGCCTCATCCGAGCTCTCCGGGGCTTACCAAACTACCTAGCACTTCCTCCTTACTCAAAACATCAGTGTTACAGCAGCATGCGAGAATGGATGGAGGCGGGCAGCATCAGCCCAAAAGCCCCCGCTACTCCTCGAGTCCGCGCAGCGTAACGCACGAGACGATGGCCAAGAGGTCTTCGACATATGCACCAAAAGGGACTCTCTCGAGCCCGGCTCAGAATTCAGCCCAAGTGCCCTCTCCTTTGCCCACGCTGCAGCCTTTAACGTCGCCGGCCCAGGAGTGCATCAGCGACGGCCCGTCATCTGTGGGGCTGGAAGGCTCGATGCACTTGCACAGATCGACGGATAGACTCTCCCAGCCCCCAAACAGCACTGCAACACTGGAGCCGCTCTCCGACTCCCCGCTCGCCACACACAGCTTGGAGGGAGCGGAGACCAAGGGCGAGAGGGAGGGAGCCACCTCCAACTCGGAAGGCAAAAAGCGGAAGAAATACAGACCCAGAGACTACACAGTAAATCTTCAGGGGCAGTCCTCGGAGGACATGACCAAACCAGTGCGGTTAAAAGATCGTAGGTTGACC CACGACCCGGTGACCGGACAGATTAAGCCCTCACTCCGAAAAGAATCCCACCACGACATAGAGTGCCAAGGCCCGCTAATCGCAGAGC TGGCGAGGACTGAGATGCCGCCGCAAAGAGACCCTACGCCGGTTCCCAACCCCTTTCAACAGACGAACTGGGAAGATCTGCCCAGAAACGAAATCATTCAATCGTACCTTAACCTTCAGAGCAACGTTCTCACATCCTCTGGAGCACAGAGCCACGGGGCGCACATTTTCATGACTAAATATTTTAAGCGAGAAGAACACGACGTCAAAGAGTCCCGGAAAACGCATGCGTTAGTAGCGAGCAGCTCCCCGACAGAACTACCCGGGGTGACCCGGGAGGTAACGAACGAGGACCTTCTCAGAATACACAACGAACACTGGCCGGGCGTGAACGGTTGTTTTGACACCAAGGGAGCCTGGTTCGATTGGACAGAGTGTATATCGTTGGATCCTCACGGCGATGAAACTAAATTGAACATCCTGCCATATGTTTGCCTAGACTGA
- the crtc1a gene encoding LOW QUALITY PROTEIN: CREB-regulated transcription coactivator 1 (The sequence of the model RefSeq protein was modified relative to this genomic sequence to represent the inferred CDS: inserted 1 base in 1 codon; deleted 5 bases in 4 codons), with protein MDAAERSDRRDGRRRGRRCASQPHYNYRRLDYSLSELRGQYFMCSAKYTDWNTTIDLLNSFQNPGTDTSRTVLRHQCRVERGPSTGIDHAYHQSLCDSHARYPDEIPMKLTDVLVCRILRKSIAQQSAHRTNQYSASDQEHFEPKLKQECICRRVPRFAAKYKFFFSLMPGNMRDLESIFPSPDQKMTASLIPAAHNTGGSLPDLDQHPDSPPSPHTLDPDDSSSSLSASNSTGNPGQHSWASRVTSAQPTATMSVQRRHENVVPLILNTDSQQHPSLQQLSPLTSHLALSRTVDAMTLEQQLAQYAFFSQPSRHRGRGASSAPAEHPLPPVSGSQTQTSVGIDINHCKRSAASLQQYRCRVGSSPNQSPTSPVSNQGFSPXGSPQHSSILGSVFGDAFYDQQLSPRQTSALSQQLEQFNMIENPISSNSLYTEGSTLNYSQAAMLNLTGSHGSLQDAQQLGYSSHGNIPNIILTGDVSFDADSQFPLDELKIDPLTLDGLHMLNDPDMVLADPATEDAFRMDRL; from the exons ATGGACGCCGCCGAGAGATCGGACAGGCGCGACGGCCGCCGACGAGGCCGGCGCTGCGCATCACAGCCGCA TTACAATTATAGAAGACTAGATTACAGCCTGTCAGAACTTCGAGGACAGTACTTCATGTGCTCTGCCAAATACACTGATTGGAACACTACCATTGACCTTCTCA ACTCTTTTCAGAATCCCGGGACTGACACGAGCAGAACGGTACTCCGCCACCAGTGCCGCGTGGAGAGGGGCCCATCGACAGGAATCGATCACGCCTACCACCAGAGCCTCTGTGACAGCCACGCCAGATATCCTGACGAAATACCCATGAAGCTGACTGATGTTCTGGTCTGCCGTATCCTACGGAAGAGCATCGCTCAGCAGTCTGCACACAG gaccAATCAGTACTCCGCCTCTGATCAGGAGCACTTTGAACCCAAACTCAAGCAAGAGTGCATTTGCAGGAGAGTCCCAAGATTTGCAGCCAAATACAAG TTCTTCTTCTCACTCATGCCAGGAAATATGCGAGATCTTGAAAG CATATTTCCATCTCCAGATCAGAAAATGACTGCATCTCTAATCCCAGCGGCGCACAACACG GGCGGCTCTCTGCCAGACCTGGACCAACATCCAGATTCCCCTCCCTCTCCCCACACCCTGGATCCTGATGACTCCTCATCCTCTCTCAGTGCCTCCAACAGCACTGGCAACCCTGGCCAACACTCATGGGCCTCAC GTGTGACATCAGCCCAGCCCACAGCGACGATGAGCGTTCAGCGCCGC CATGAGAATGTAGTTCCCCTGATCCTCAACACAGACTCCCAGCAGCACCCGAGTCTTCAGCAGCTGTCGCCCCTCACCTCTCACCTCGCTCTCTCTCGCACAG TAGACGCCATGACGCTGGAGCAGCAGTTGGCTCAGTATGCGTTCTTCAGTCAGCCGTCCAGACACAGGGGTCGTGGGGCTTCCTCAGCTCCAGCAGAACACCCA CTGCCACCTGTCTCTGGCAGCCAGACGCAAACCTCTGTGGGCATTGATATTAACCACTGCAAGAGATCC GCTGCTTCCCTCCAGCAGTACCGCTGTAGGGTGGGGTCTTCGCCA AATCAGTCTCCAACTTCTCCGGTCTCCAATCAAGGCTTCTCTC GGGGCTCGCCTCAA CACTCATCCATTCTCGGAAGTGTCTTTGGTGATGCCTTTTACGACCAGCAGCTGTCCCCTCGGCAGACCAGCGCTTTGTCTCAGCAG CTGGAGCAGTTTAACATGATAGAGAATCCCATCAGCTCAAACAGTCTGTACACCGAGGGATCCACTCTGAACTACTCTCAAGCTGCGATGCTAAACCTCACCGGGAGCCACGGCAGCCTGCAGGACGCGCAGCAGCTAGGCTACAGCAGCCACGGGAATATCCCTAACATCATTCTCACAG GTGACGTGAGCTTTGACGCAGATTCCCAGTTCCCTCTGGATGAGCTGAAAATCGATCCGCTGACGCTGGACGGCCTGCACATGCTCAACGATCCGGACATGGTTCTGGCCGACCCCGCGACAGAGGATGCTTTCCGGATGGACAGGCTGTAA
- the LOC122361755 gene encoding LOW QUALITY PROTEIN: growth/differentiation factor 15 (The sequence of the model RefSeq protein was modified relative to this genomic sequence to represent the inferred CDS: inserted 3 bases in 2 codons; deleted 2 bases in 1 codon; substituted 4 bases at 4 genomic stop codons): MRKPPGFYTDXLIHSGDLSSRDVTLIXQLAVRKWLKDASAELLVVEIYSXKQEVSTQSTPQLVLQLIKRXGEETREPHHQRGKREDEGRESYNVSLQRHRLVDCYXPSGYTMHYCDGSCLHNYKPASMHTQVKSRLHLLSKNDHRPCWAHQPYEPMVLAHHDSRGKPKLTPSTTXIVSKCHCA, from the exons ATGCGTAAGCCTCCCGGTTTCTATACAG GTTTAATTCACTCTGGGGACTTGAGCTCTCGGGATGTAACGCTGATTTGACAGTTGGCGGTCAGGAAGTGGCTTAAGGACGCCAGTGCTGAGCTTTTAGTTGTTGAaatttattcttaaaaacaagAAGTGAGCACACAATCCACGCCTCAGCTTGTTTTACAACTGATCAAGCGGTGAGGAGAAGAAACAAGAGAGCCCCACCATCAGAGAGGAAAGCGCGAGGATGAAGGTCGCGAAAGTTACAATGTTTCCCTTCAAAGACATCGGCTGGTGGACTGCTATTGACCCTCGGGTTACACTATGCACTACTGCGATGGCTCCTGCCTGCATAATTATAAACCTGCCAGTATGCATACGCAGGTGAAGTCTCGCCTGCATCTCTTGTCCAAGAATGATCACCGGCCTTGCTGGGCGCATCAGCCGTATGAGCCAATGGTT TTGGCGCACCACGACAGCCGTGGAAAGCCAAAGCTCACGCCTTCAACGAC GATAGTTAGTAAATGCCACTGTGCGTGA